The following is a genomic window from Candidatus Abyssobacteria bacterium SURF_5.
ACGCGCGCCTGATCACCGGGCTGCCGATCCGCGACTGCACGAGCGGCTTCTGCTGTTATAAAAGAGAGTTGCTTCAGCGGATCAACCTCGATCAGATTCATTCGCGGGGGTATTCCTTCCTTGTCGAGATGAAATACCGTGCGTTTCGACAAGGCTTCAGGATTGGCGAGGTGCCGATAATCTTTTTCGAAAGACGTTCCGGAAGAACAAAGATGTCAAAGCTCGATATCCTGGAAGCGGTGTTCACCGTATGGCGGCTTCGACTGGGACTGTATAAAAAGTAAATCGGTTCATGCGGTCCGATAACTTCCGAACAAAATTCATCATCAATCCGTATTCGGCGAACGGTTCGACCCGGGAAGCATGGAGCCGCATTCAGGAAATCCTGCGCCGGGATTTGGAAAAGATAGATTTTTCTTTTACCGTAGCTGCAGATCATGCAACCACCCTTTCGAGGCAGGCTCTGCATAAGGGATATGAGATGATCGTCGCCGTCGGCGGCGACGGCACGGTCAACGAAGTCATCAATGGTTTTTTCGAATCCGGCTCACTCATTAATCCGAATGCCGTCCTGGGAATGGTCCCGCGTGGAACCGGATGCGACTTTGTGAAGACTCTGGGAATTTCGCGAGATACCGCCGCCGTCTCAAAGATCCTTTGCGGGAGAACAGTAAAGAAATGCGACGTCGGCCATTTCACCTGCAGTGATGGACGGGGAGGCAACCTCGAGCGGTACTTCATTAACATAGCCGATTTCGGAATCGGCGGAGAAACTGTCGAGCGAGTCAACCGCACGACAAAGGTCTTCGGCGGATTCGTCTCATTCCTCTACGGCGCCGTCAGTACGCTTCTCACATACAAGAGCAAGAGAGTGAAAGTGCAAGTCGATGAGACGTTTGCAGAAGAAATG
Proteins encoded in this region:
- a CDS encoding polyprenol monophosphomannose synthase, which produces NPQYLPDFLSALDTYDLVVGSRYLSGISVVNWPIRRLFISFFANNYARLITGLPIRDCTSGFCCYKRELLQRINLDQIHSRGYSFLVEMKYRAFRQGFRIGEVPIIFFERRSGRTKMSKLDILEAVFTVWRLRLGLYKK
- a CDS encoding diacylglycerol kinase family lipid kinase; translated protein: MRSDNFRTKFIINPYSANGSTREAWSRIQEILRRDLEKIDFSFTVAADHATTLSRQALHKGYEMIVAVGGDGTVNEVINGFFESGSLINPNAVLGMVPRGTGCDFVKTLGISRDTAAVSKILCGRTVKKCDVGHFTCSDGRGGNLERYFINIADFGIGGETVERVNRTTKVFGGFVSFLYGAVSTLLTYKSKRVKVQVDETFAEEMLINNVVIANGQYFGGGMWVAPKARVDDGLFDILIIKHTSRIQSLTSIPKLYKGTHVNHPSVTYMRGKTVTAESSDVVLLDVEGEQVGRLPARFDIVPAAINVKIGEDHERLRIS